In one window of Frigoriglobus tundricola DNA:
- a CDS encoding class I SAM-dependent methyltransferase, with amino-acid sequence MYKFVAFAALAATALGLVGTGPTTAQDKKLKTEIEVPFVPTNEKVVAAMLKLAQVKEGDTVYDLGCGDGRIVITAVKEFKAKRGLGIDFDPARLKDCEARMKEEKLTAEQTKKLTFKQGDVLKMTPEDFKDVDVVTMYLLPRVNNQLKPILQKGLKPGARVVSHDFDMGEDWKEDKKEEVMSERSYSHTIYLWTIKEKK; translated from the coding sequence ATGTACAAGTTCGTCGCGTTCGCGGCGCTCGCCGCCACCGCTCTCGGTCTCGTCGGCACCGGGCCGACGACCGCTCAGGACAAGAAGCTCAAGACGGAGATCGAGGTACCGTTCGTCCCGACCAACGAGAAGGTCGTCGCCGCGATGCTGAAACTGGCGCAAGTGAAGGAGGGCGATACGGTGTACGATCTGGGGTGCGGCGACGGCCGGATCGTCATCACCGCGGTCAAGGAGTTCAAGGCCAAGCGCGGCCTCGGCATCGACTTCGACCCCGCGCGCCTCAAGGACTGCGAGGCCCGAATGAAAGAAGAGAAACTGACGGCGGAACAGACCAAGAAGCTCACCTTCAAGCAGGGCGACGTGCTGAAGATGACCCCCGAGGACTTCAAGGACGTGGACGTGGTGACAATGTACCTCCTGCCGCGCGTCAACAATCAACTCAAGCCGATACTTCAGAAGGGCCTGAAACCCGGTGCCCGCGTCGTGTCGCACGATTTCGACATGGGTGAGGACTGGAAGGAAGACAAGAAGGAAGAAGTGATGTCCGAGCGCAGCTACTCGCACACCATTTACCTGTGGACGATCAAAGAGAAGAAGTGA
- a CDS encoding Hpt domain-containing protein, with amino-acid sequence MTGIDPAMFELFREEVKAHADTLAAGLVAVEANPTDPARLESLMRAAHSIKGAARIINIDTAVRLAHVMEDALVAAQDGRIRLTSADIDTLLKGSDVLAGLAALAPGTVSAWEATNAAAVAALEPQFVAMARGGPVSEEPPPPTRPLSSRRASQPSRSRSAPSTRCSICFVRNFADTFGPSRSRSTRWQPIRPRPNRCWTR; translated from the coding sequence ATGACCGGCATCGATCCCGCCATGTTCGAGCTGTTCCGCGAGGAGGTGAAGGCGCACGCCGACACCCTCGCGGCCGGACTGGTCGCCGTCGAGGCGAACCCGACCGACCCGGCGCGGCTCGAATCGCTCATGCGGGCGGCGCACTCGATTAAGGGCGCCGCCCGGATCATCAACATCGACACGGCCGTGCGGCTCGCGCACGTGATGGAGGACGCCCTCGTCGCCGCGCAAGACGGCCGGATTCGCTTGACCTCCGCCGACATCGATACGCTACTGAAGGGGTCGGACGTTCTCGCGGGGCTGGCGGCGCTGGCTCCGGGCACGGTGTCCGCGTGGGAAGCGACCAACGCCGCGGCGGTAGCCGCGCTGGAGCCGCAGTTCGTTGCAATGGCGCGCGGCGGACCGGTCTCCGAAGAACCTCCCCCCCCAACCCGCCCGCTTTCGAGCCGACGGGCATCCCAACCGAGCCGTTCCCGCTCGGCGCCGAGCACTCGATGCTCGATCTGTTTCGTGAGGAACTTCGCGGATACCTTCGGACCGTCTCGAAGTCGCTCGACGCGCTGGCAACCGATCCGACCGCGTCCGAACCGGTGCTGGACGCGCTGA
- a CDS encoding CheR family methyltransferase, translating to MTLRTIDSVVRERLGLDPSTLGANVLDRAAAARMLACGLSDPAVYAARLMAEPAEREVLAADLAVSETWFFRGGRALFDRLAGFVAGRATGTPARVLSIPCSTGEEPYSLAIALHERSLSATDFVIDAVDLSERALARATAARYGAFAFREAGPDMRPAYFRPVADQWELLPNLRAAVRFRAGNLTDPLFLAGERSYDLILCRNLFIYLTPDARVRALANFDRLLAPDGRLCVTHGEADRLPPDRFQPDGPTETGIYRRTGASGGVPPRTVPPVPPVPETVARPRRHRRHRPRQRPPAVTPRWLRPGRWRTPAAWTTPARCVNACSAPAPRTPTR from the coding sequence GTGACCCTCCGCACCATCGATTCCGTCGTGCGCGAGCGCCTGGGGCTGGACCCGTCCACGCTCGGGGCCAACGTCCTCGACCGCGCCGCCGCCGCGCGGATGCTCGCCTGCGGACTCAGCGACCCGGCCGTGTACGCCGCCCGGCTGATGGCCGAACCGGCCGAGCGCGAGGTCCTGGCCGCGGACCTGGCGGTGTCCGAAACGTGGTTCTTCCGCGGCGGCCGGGCGCTATTCGATCGGCTGGCCGGGTTCGTGGCCGGGCGCGCGACCGGCACCCCGGCGCGCGTCCTCAGCATCCCGTGCAGCACCGGCGAGGAGCCGTACTCGCTGGCCATCGCGCTCCACGAACGGTCCCTCTCGGCCACGGACTTTGTCATCGATGCCGTCGATCTGTCGGAGCGGGCGCTGGCCCGCGCGACGGCCGCCCGGTACGGCGCGTTCGCGTTTCGCGAAGCCGGCCCGGACATGCGCCCGGCGTACTTCCGCCCGGTGGCGGACCAGTGGGAACTGCTCCCGAACTTGCGCGCCGCCGTCCGCTTCCGGGCCGGCAACCTGACCGATCCGCTCTTCCTCGCGGGCGAGCGGAGTTACGACCTCATCCTGTGCCGCAACCTGTTCATCTACCTGACGCCCGACGCGCGCGTCCGGGCGCTGGCGAACTTCGACCGGTTGCTCGCGCCCGACGGGCGGTTGTGCGTGACCCACGGCGAGGCCGACCGGTTGCCCCCCGACCGGTTCCAGCCCGACGGACCGACCGAAACCGGCATCTACCGCCGCACCGGAGCGAGCGGCGGCGTTCCGCCGCGAACCGTTCCGCCCGTCCCGCCCGTCCCGGAAACCGTTGCGCGCCCGCGCCGCCACCGTCGCCACCGGCCCCGGCAGCGGCCCCCAGCCGTGACGCCACGCTGGCTGCGGCCCGGGCGCTGGCGGACGCCGGCCGCCTGGACGACGCCCGCGCGATGTGTGAACGCCTGCTCCGCGCCCGCTCCACGGACGCCGACGCGCTGA
- a CDS encoding DUF1559 family PulG-like putative transporter, whose product MRRVPIRPRGFTLIELLVVIAIIAVLIGLLLPAVQKVRDAAARAQGMNNLKQLGLATQTYHDTYNCFPPACGWAGNKQPTGTPSASSASNPFGIAGGVDGTAFFHLFPFIEQNNLFQSRTGAFSQQTTDYSAGTTTTVYFVNATYADTSASTYTGSGYDYNAPTVRVLIAPNDISAYEPSPAVSYVVNADVFNGTLNILGITDGTSNTIGFAEGYGYCYSQGATTTSQTGTTSTYTSTSGNRLGYWSMNAEDVSQYTEAYSYSSGGITYSYTYTVNNGAPYVRRVAGKTFESKPTAYTCDPAIPQSHSPGAILVGLMDGSVRGISKGVSGPSWEAAMTPSAGDIVGDL is encoded by the coding sequence ATGCGCCGTGTTCCTATTCGTCCGCGTGGTTTCACGCTGATCGAGTTGCTGGTGGTGATCGCCATCATTGCCGTCCTCATCGGCTTGTTACTCCCCGCCGTCCAGAAAGTGCGCGATGCCGCCGCCCGCGCACAGGGAATGAACAACCTCAAACAGCTCGGCCTCGCGACGCAAACGTACCACGATACGTACAACTGCTTCCCGCCCGCGTGCGGTTGGGCGGGGAACAAACAGCCGACGGGCACCCCGAGCGCATCGAGCGCGTCGAACCCGTTCGGCATCGCCGGCGGGGTGGACGGCACCGCCTTCTTCCACCTGTTCCCGTTCATCGAGCAGAACAACTTGTTCCAGTCGCGCACCGGCGCGTTCTCTCAGCAGACCACCGACTACAGCGCCGGTACAACCACAACTGTCTATTTTGTCAATGCAACGTATGCGGACACGAGCGCCTCGACTTATACCGGTAGCGGCTACGACTACAATGCCCCCACGGTCAGGGTTCTAATCGCGCCGAACGACATTTCGGCTTACGAGCCGTCACCGGCCGTCAGCTACGTTGTGAACGCCGATGTGTTCAACGGGACCCTGAACATCCTCGGCATCACGGACGGCACGAGCAATACCATTGGGTTCGCCGAGGGGTACGGGTACTGCTATTCACAGGGCGCGACGACGACGTCCCAAACGGGTACCACGTCCACCTACACCTCGACGTCCGGTAACCGACTCGGCTACTGGTCCATGAACGCCGAGGACGTGAGCCAGTACACAGAAGCTTACTCTTATTCGTCCGGCGGAATTACATACTCGTACACGTACACAGTCAACAACGGAGCCCCGTACGTCCGGCGGGTGGCCGGAAAGACCTTTGAAAGCAAGCCGACAGCGTACACGTGCGACCCCGCCATCCCGCAGTCGCACTCACCGGGCGCGATCCTCGTCGGGCTGATGGACGGGAGCGTGCGCGGGATCAGCAAGGGGGTGAGCGGCCCGAGTTGGGAGGCCGCGATGACGCCCAGCGCCGGCGACATCGTGGGCGACCTTTAA
- a CDS encoding phytoene desaturase family protein produces MSTSSYDAIIIGAGHNGLVTAAYLARAGYKVLVLERRELVGGCCVTEELWPGFKVSTAAYVNSLLRPEIIRDLELKKYGFEMLPRSPSSFTPFPDGRYLMMGPDKEMTHKEIAKFSTKDAEAYPKYEDMLTRVADFLEPMLTQTPPDPFGGLGSLWKLGKLGLGFRGLGRTTATEAVEILTGAARPILDRWFEAEQLKATIATDAVIGAYAPPSHPGTAYVLFHHVMGECNGVRGVWGYVRGGMGTVSNSIAAAAKSKGAEIRTNADVGQILVADGRVAGVALKDGTEFRAPRVASCADANVTFLKLMEAKDLPPDFVAQVKKIDYSSATVKINVALDRPPNWKALPSDGKIGPQHHGTMHICPDQDYIERAFDDAKYGRWARDPMLECTMATALDDTLAPPGKHILSMFVQYAPYHLKGTTWDAEKDKFADRCFDIMEEYAPGFKASVLHRLVIPPPDMERLWGITGGNIMQGSMSLSSMFSFRPVAGYANYRTPVTGLYLCGAAAHPGGGVMGACGLNAAREMLRDG; encoded by the coding sequence ATGTCAACGAGCTCTTACGACGCGATCATCATCGGGGCCGGGCACAACGGCCTGGTCACGGCCGCCTACCTCGCGCGGGCCGGCTACAAGGTGCTCGTACTCGAGCGCCGGGAACTCGTCGGCGGGTGCTGCGTCACCGAGGAACTGTGGCCCGGCTTCAAGGTGTCCACGGCCGCGTACGTGAACAGTTTGCTGCGGCCCGAGATCATCCGCGACCTGGAGCTGAAGAAGTACGGCTTCGAGATGCTGCCGCGCAGCCCGTCGTCGTTCACGCCGTTCCCGGACGGCCGGTACCTGATGATGGGGCCGGACAAGGAGATGACGCACAAGGAGATCGCGAAGTTCTCCACCAAGGACGCGGAGGCGTACCCGAAGTACGAGGACATGCTCACGCGCGTGGCCGACTTCCTCGAACCGATGCTGACCCAGACCCCTCCCGACCCGTTCGGGGGCCTCGGCTCGCTGTGGAAGCTCGGCAAACTCGGCCTGGGCTTCCGCGGCCTGGGCCGCACCACCGCGACCGAGGCCGTGGAGATCCTCACCGGCGCGGCCCGGCCGATCCTGGACCGGTGGTTCGAGGCGGAGCAACTGAAGGCGACCATCGCGACGGACGCCGTGATCGGCGCGTACGCCCCGCCGTCGCACCCCGGCACCGCGTACGTGCTGTTCCACCACGTCATGGGCGAGTGCAACGGGGTGCGCGGCGTGTGGGGGTACGTGCGCGGCGGCATGGGCACCGTCTCCAACAGCATCGCCGCGGCCGCGAAGAGCAAAGGCGCGGAGATCCGCACGAACGCGGACGTGGGCCAGATCCTCGTCGCCGACGGGCGAGTGGCCGGGGTCGCGCTCAAGGACGGTACCGAGTTCCGCGCGCCGCGGGTCGCCTCCTGCGCCGACGCGAACGTGACGTTCCTGAAGCTGATGGAAGCGAAGGACCTGCCGCCGGACTTCGTGGCCCAGGTGAAGAAGATCGATTACTCGTCGGCGACGGTGAAGATCAACGTCGCGCTCGACCGGCCGCCGAACTGGAAGGCACTGCCCTCGGACGGCAAGATCGGCCCGCAGCACCACGGCACGATGCACATCTGCCCGGACCAGGACTACATCGAGCGGGCCTTCGACGACGCCAAGTACGGTCGCTGGGCGCGCGACCCGATGCTCGAGTGCACGATGGCGACGGCCCTCGACGACACGCTCGCCCCGCCCGGCAAGCACATCCTGAGCATGTTCGTGCAGTACGCCCCCTACCACCTGAAGGGCACGACCTGGGACGCCGAGAAGGACAAGTTCGCGGATAGGTGTTTCGACATCATGGAAGAGTACGCGCCCGGCTTCAAGGCGAGCGTGCTGCACCGCCTGGTGATCCCGCCGCCGGACATGGAGCGGCTGTGGGGCATCACCGGCGGAAACATCATGCAGGGTTCAATGAGCCTGTCGAGCATGTTCAGCTTCCGCCCGGTGGCCGGGTACGCGAACTACCGCACGCCGGTGACAGGGCTGTACCTGTGCGGGGCCGCCGCGCACCCGGGCGGCGGCGTGATGGGGGCCTGCGGGCTGAACGCCGCGCGCGAAATGCTGCGGGACGGGTGA
- the cheB gene encoding chemotaxis-specific protein-glutamate methyltransferase CheB: protein MRIGIVNDLALAREVLRRVVAAVPGYSVAWMAEDGAEAVVRTAADRPNVVLMDLIMPRLDGVEATRQIMAQSPCPVVVVTASVATNYAMACRAMGAGALDAVDTPVLGPGGAVQNADKLLTRLAHLRAALAGIVGFGSATAPRPCAAPIETPSLVLLGASTGGPEALATVLSAFPADLPAAVLISQHIGADFAHGLVQQLAARCKLPVRAAHAGDAPTAGVVHVAVSNDHMELGPDRSLQYTPHPREHPYRPSVDVLFTSGAVRASRPGVAALLTGMHTDGAEGLLRLRMAGWHTIAQDEATSVVYGMPKAAAEKRAAVEVLPLQHIGDSLVARLLALRRR from the coding sequence ATGCGTATCGGGATCGTGAACGATCTGGCTCTGGCGCGGGAGGTGCTGCGGCGCGTGGTGGCGGCAGTGCCCGGTTACTCCGTTGCGTGGATGGCGGAAGACGGCGCCGAGGCGGTCGTCCGGACCGCCGCCGACCGGCCCAATGTCGTTCTGATGGACCTCATCATGCCGCGCCTGGACGGCGTCGAGGCCACGCGGCAGATCATGGCGCAATCGCCGTGCCCCGTCGTGGTCGTCACGGCAAGTGTGGCGACCAACTACGCGATGGCGTGTCGGGCGATGGGCGCCGGAGCGCTGGACGCGGTGGACACCCCGGTGCTCGGCCCCGGCGGGGCGGTCCAGAACGCGGACAAGCTCCTCACCCGTCTGGCCCATTTGCGGGCCGCACTCGCCGGCATCGTCGGGTTCGGGTCCGCAACGGCCCCCAGGCCGTGTGCGGCCCCGATCGAGACACCGTCACTGGTCCTGCTCGGTGCGTCCACCGGCGGCCCGGAAGCCCTGGCGACGGTGCTGAGTGCGTTCCCGGCCGATCTGCCCGCGGCGGTCCTCATCAGCCAGCACATCGGGGCCGACTTCGCGCACGGACTGGTTCAGCAACTGGCGGCGCGGTGCAAACTGCCCGTCCGGGCCGCGCACGCCGGCGACGCGCCGACCGCGGGCGTCGTCCACGTCGCGGTGAGCAACGACCACATGGAACTCGGCCCCGACCGCTCGCTCCAGTACACGCCGCACCCGCGGGAGCACCCGTACCGGCCGTCGGTGGACGTGCTGTTCACCAGCGGCGCGGTCCGCGCCTCGCGGCCGGGCGTCGCGGCGCTGCTCACCGGCATGCACACCGACGGCGCCGAGGGCCTGTTGCGCCTGCGCATGGCCGGCTGGCACACCATCGCGCAGGACGAGGCGACGAGCGTCGTTTACGGCATGCCGAAGGCGGCCGCGGAGAAGCGCGCCGCGGTGGAGGTGCTCCCGCTACAACACATCGGTGACAGCCTCGTCGCGCGGCTCCTCGCGCTGCGCCGGCGGTGA
- a CDS encoding hybrid sensor histidine kinase/response regulator → MRVAAQSLNRLMGLAGESLVQARWLPSFSTALLKLRKQHDRLASLLDAVYHTTAGGVPPDQVADLISDTRRQWAAYREELNAKTAAFDEHAARAEDLNVRLYREVIASRMRPFGDGAHGLPRLVRDMARALGKEARLVAVGDRTEVDRDILEKLESPLSHLVRNAVDHGLEMPAARAAAGKAAAGTITLEARHRAGMLLVTVADDGGGIDLNKLRKKIVDRGMNTADVVARFTEAELLEFLFLPGFSTAAAVTEFSGRGVGLDVVQDTVRRVGGNVRITTVAGKGTTFHLQLPLTLSVIRAVVVDVGGEPYAFPHTRIDRLIRVRRDEVRSIEHRQFVTVDGLNVGLVLAGQLLDIPAATPVGTEFPVVLLSDGVGEYGLVVDAFHGEQDLVVRPLDPRLGKVPNLSAAAILDDGAPVLIVDVEDLLRSMDQFIQTGSLVRCETRATGTGRKKRVLVVDDSITVREVERQLLLHKGYEVAVAVDGVDGWNKVRAEPYDMLVSDIDMPRMNGLQLVQAVRADERLRDLPVIIVSYKEREEDRIRGLEVGANSYLTKSSFHDNRFIETVVDLIGPADEV, encoded by the coding sequence GTGCGGGTCGCGGCGCAGAGCCTCAACCGCCTGATGGGCCTGGCCGGCGAGTCGCTCGTGCAGGCGCGGTGGCTGCCGTCCTTCTCCACCGCGCTTCTCAAGCTGCGAAAGCAACACGACCGACTCGCGTCCCTGTTGGACGCTGTGTACCACACCACGGCCGGCGGGGTGCCCCCGGACCAGGTGGCCGACCTGATCTCCGACACCCGCCGCCAGTGGGCCGCGTACCGCGAAGAACTGAACGCCAAGACGGCCGCCTTCGACGAGCACGCGGCCCGCGCCGAGGACCTCAACGTCCGGCTCTACCGCGAGGTCATCGCCAGCCGCATGAGGCCCTTCGGCGACGGCGCGCACGGCCTGCCCCGTCTCGTTCGCGACATGGCCCGGGCGCTCGGCAAGGAGGCGCGGCTGGTCGCCGTGGGGGACCGCACCGAAGTCGATCGCGACATCCTGGAGAAGCTCGAGTCGCCGCTCTCGCACCTCGTTCGAAATGCGGTCGATCACGGACTGGAAATGCCCGCCGCGCGCGCCGCCGCGGGTAAGGCGGCGGCCGGCACGATCACGCTGGAGGCCCGGCACCGCGCCGGCATGTTACTCGTCACCGTGGCCGACGACGGCGGCGGCATCGATTTGAACAAGCTCCGCAAGAAGATCGTGGACCGCGGGATGAACACCGCCGACGTGGTCGCGCGGTTCACGGAAGCGGAGCTACTCGAGTTCCTGTTCCTGCCCGGTTTCAGCACGGCGGCGGCGGTGACCGAGTTCTCCGGCCGCGGGGTCGGGCTGGACGTGGTTCAGGACACCGTCCGCCGCGTGGGCGGCAACGTCCGCATCACCACCGTTGCGGGGAAGGGGACCACGTTCCACCTGCAACTGCCGCTCACGCTCTCCGTCATCCGGGCCGTGGTGGTGGACGTGGGGGGCGAACCCTACGCGTTCCCGCACACGCGCATCGACCGGCTCATCCGGGTCCGCCGGGACGAGGTGCGGTCGATCGAGCACCGCCAGTTCGTCACCGTGGACGGCCTCAACGTCGGGCTGGTCCTCGCCGGCCAGTTGCTCGACATCCCGGCCGCCACGCCGGTCGGAACCGAGTTCCCGGTGGTCCTCCTGTCGGACGGGGTCGGCGAGTACGGCCTGGTGGTGGACGCGTTCCACGGCGAACAGGACCTGGTCGTCCGGCCGCTCGACCCGCGCCTGGGCAAGGTGCCCAACCTGAGCGCCGCCGCGATCCTCGACGACGGCGCGCCGGTCCTGATAGTCGATGTGGAGGACCTGCTGCGGTCGATGGACCAGTTCATCCAGACCGGCTCGCTCGTGCGGTGCGAGACGCGCGCCACCGGGACGGGGCGCAAGAAGCGCGTGCTCGTCGTGGACGACTCCATCACCGTCCGCGAGGTCGAGCGCCAGTTGCTCCTGCACAAGGGGTACGAGGTCGCGGTCGCCGTGGACGGCGTGGACGGCTGGAACAAGGTACGGGCCGAGCCGTACGATATGCTGGTGAGCGACATCGACATGCCGCGCATGAACGGCCTCCAGCTCGTACAAGCGGTGCGGGCCGACGAGCGGCTCCGCGACCTGCCGGTCATCATCGTGTCGTACAAGGAGCGCGAGGAGGACCGCATCCGCGGGCTCGAGGTCGGGGCGAACTCGTACCTGACCAAGAGCAGCTTCCACGACAACCGGTTCATCGAAACCGTGGTGGACCTAATCGGCCCGGCGGACGAGGTGTAG
- a CDS encoding tetratricopeptide repeat protein, which produces MCERLLRARSTDADALTLLGVVHLAAGRADEAFDTFRKALYLVPDHAEALAHMLGLYERRGDAAGAAALRRRLARATRPEGT; this is translated from the coding sequence ATGTGTGAACGCCTGCTCCGCGCCCGCTCCACGGACGCCGACGCGCTGACGCTCCTCGGGGTCGTCCACCTCGCGGCCGGGCGCGCGGACGAGGCGTTCGACACGTTCCGCAAAGCGCTGTACCTCGTACCCGATCACGCCGAGGCGCTGGCGCACATGCTGGGCCTGTACGAGCGGCGCGGGGACGCGGCCGGCGCCGCGGCGCTGCGCCGCCGGCTCGCTAGGGCGACCCGTCCGGAGGGCACATGA
- a CDS encoding chemotaxis protein CheW, giving the protein MLGLVFQVGANKVAVDVRRVREVVPRVRLADVHGGPPWVAGVFVYRGRVVPVIDLHALVGVGACPPHLSSRIILFPYPPDVPDSLVGLLATQVAEIREIKSEVAHPLPGPAGRTGLGPALADGEGVLRLLDPDWLLSQVAAGAGGLIATGFAP; this is encoded by the coding sequence ATGCTCGGGCTCGTCTTCCAGGTCGGTGCGAACAAGGTCGCGGTGGACGTGCGCCGCGTCCGCGAGGTGGTGCCGCGCGTCCGGCTCGCGGACGTCCACGGCGGGCCGCCGTGGGTCGCGGGCGTGTTCGTGTACCGCGGGCGGGTGGTGCCGGTGATCGACCTCCACGCGCTCGTCGGCGTGGGGGCGTGCCCGCCGCACCTGAGCAGCCGCATCATCCTGTTCCCGTACCCCCCGGACGTGCCCGACTCGCTCGTCGGGCTGCTCGCGACCCAGGTGGCGGAGATCCGCGAAATCAAATCCGAAGTCGCGCACCCGCTTCCCGGCCCGGCCGGCCGAACCGGGTTGGGGCCGGCCCTCGCGGACGGCGAGGGCGTCCTCCGCCTGCTGGACCCCGACTGGTTGCTCTCCCAGGTCGCGGCCGGGGCGGGCGGGCTGATCGCAACGGGGTTCGCGCCGTGA
- a CDS encoding 3-methyladenine DNA glycosylase codes for MPESGETARVELTAWRAARADYLARVEPWAVERTRRMARHEKHPVYDFLFEYYSFRPAHLLRWTPGSGVELVGATRADIAWTEFVEGDNALSLPAAAFPAHRLSYLVWAVGYLEAVLEREPSFACLGLHEWAMVYRDPNVRHPYVPLRLSRAETDAVVDSQPLRCTHYDAFRFFTPPAARLNRWELARAATADHDQPGCIHANMDLYRFAYKIAPFCPSDVVADAFDVARAAREVDMRASPYDLSGYGFAPVKIETRAGREEYVELQRGVADRARPVRERVLGVYRQLLARNNQRAAPSA; via the coding sequence ATGCCCGAAAGTGGAGAAACCGCACGGGTCGAACTCACCGCGTGGCGGGCGGCGCGTGCCGACTACCTCGCGCGCGTCGAACCGTGGGCGGTCGAGCGCACGCGGCGCATGGCCCGGCACGAGAAGCACCCGGTCTACGACTTCCTGTTCGAGTACTACTCGTTCCGCCCGGCGCACCTGCTCCGCTGGACCCCGGGCTCCGGCGTGGAACTGGTAGGCGCGACCCGCGCCGATATCGCCTGGACCGAGTTCGTGGAGGGCGACAACGCCCTGTCGCTCCCGGCCGCGGCGTTTCCCGCACACCGGCTTTCGTACCTTGTATGGGCGGTCGGGTATCTGGAAGCGGTTCTGGAGCGGGAGCCATCGTTCGCCTGTCTCGGCCTGCACGAGTGGGCGATGGTGTACCGCGACCCGAACGTGCGGCACCCGTACGTGCCGCTGCGCCTGAGCCGCGCCGAGACGGACGCGGTGGTCGATTCGCAGCCGCTCCGCTGCACGCACTACGACGCGTTCCGGTTCTTCACGCCGCCCGCCGCCCGGCTCAACCGCTGGGAACTGGCCCGCGCCGCGACCGCCGACCACGACCAGCCCGGGTGCATCCACGCGAACATGGACCTGTACCGCTTCGCGTACAAGATCGCGCCGTTCTGTCCCTCGGACGTGGTCGCGGACGCCTTCGACGTGGCCCGCGCGGCGCGGGAAGTGGACATGCGGGCGAGCCCCTACGACCTCAGCGGGTACGGCTTCGCGCCCGTGAAGATCGAGACCCGCGCCGGCCGCGAGGAGTACGTCGAGCTTCAACGCGGCGTCGCGGACCGCGCCCGGCCCGTTCGGGAGCGGGTTCTGGGCGTGTACCGGCAGCTCCTGGCGCGGAACAATCAGCGGGCAGCCCCTTCCGCGTGA
- a CDS encoding chemotaxis protein CheW — MSTTALPLHTIDPTEQCWNRIGVRGDRSCPELAKVTHCNNCPVFAAAGRRFLDAPSPVGYLEEWTTRLAARDDDREGDQTSVLVFRLGDEWLALPVAVLVEVTRPRVVHRVPHRGGLLAGLVNIRGELNLCVRMDQFLGVEGGAEPDPEQRRLVVVRHATDRWVFAADEVDQVHRVLLPDLSAAAPTLARAHARMTRGVFPHAGRSVGLLDDTRLFQTLRERLR, encoded by the coding sequence ATGAGTACGACGGCACTCCCCCTGCACACGATCGACCCCACCGAGCAGTGCTGGAACCGCATCGGGGTCCGGGGCGACCGCTCGTGCCCGGAACTGGCGAAGGTCACCCACTGCAACAACTGCCCGGTGTTCGCCGCCGCCGGCCGGCGGTTCCTGGACGCGCCGTCCCCCGTCGGTTACCTGGAGGAGTGGACCACCCGGCTCGCCGCCCGCGACGACGACCGCGAGGGGGACCAGACGAGCGTCTTGGTCTTCCGGCTCGGTGACGAGTGGCTCGCGCTGCCGGTGGCCGTTCTCGTGGAAGTGACCCGCCCGCGGGTCGTTCACCGCGTCCCGCACCGCGGGGGGCTGCTCGCCGGACTGGTGAACATCCGCGGCGAGTTGAACCTGTGCGTCCGGATGGACCAGTTCCTGGGCGTCGAGGGCGGGGCCGAACCCGATCCCGAGCAGCGCCGCCTGGTGGTGGTCCGCCACGCCACCGACCGGTGGGTGTTCGCGGCCGACGAGGTGGATCAGGTGCACCGGGTGCTGCTGCCGGACCTCTCGGCCGCCGCGCCGACGCTGGCGCGGGCGCACGCGCGAATGACCCGCGGGGTGTTCCCGCACGCCGGCCGCTCGGTCGGCCTGCTCGACGACACGCGGCTGTTCCAGACCCTCCGGGAGCGGCTGCGATGA